Within the Butyrivibrio sp. AE3004 genome, the region CAAACAGACGCTTCATGCGTTGTTCGCCTTCCTTCAGTTCTCCGATTTCAATCTGATGTGCCCTTATGGCAGCACCGTTTATATCTAAGTATGTAAATATATAAAGCGAAATTGAAACAAGTACCATTGCCATATTTACAATCGAAATGCCGTATTCGAAAATCTGTATAATTCCCATTATTATCGGAACAAAGATATAGAGAACCAGCGACACATAAATAAGATTGCTCACATCCTTTTTATGCTGCCTTATAACCGTATACTGAATAATCGGGCATATAACGGGTATAAGATAGCAAATAAGAAATCCCGGTCCTCTGTGATAGACATTGTTTTCATCAAATGTATAAAAAAGTCCCGTAAACTGCGATATGATAACAAGCAGCATTTCTATAGCAGAACTTACCATTACCAGCTTAAGGCGAAAAGGAAAATATTCGATTTTTTTATCTCCGTTATAGAGATCAAGAAGATACAGATTAAAAGTAAATACAATACCGGCAGTCAGAAAAAACACAAAGAAATTGCTGACTCTCACCCATATATATCCGGATAGTGATGTATCTCCGGAATAAATATATGCCATACGGTCAAAGGACAACAGGCTTGTTGCTATAATCTCCATGGCAATCAGAATCATCTTTCTTCTTTTCCCAAGGAAATGGGTAACAAAGAGCAATATTGCAAAAGAGACGCAAGCTGAAGCCAGTGACAGCATGATATTCAGTTGATGAGTCCGTATCAGATCAAACATGTCTGTGCTCCTTGCTATCCTTTAATCCGCCTGTTTAAAAGTTCTTCCATTTGTTCCCAATCGAATTTCTTAAGTCCCTTTCCCAAGGCTTCAATTATTTTCGCATCCTTTGAAGGAAGGTCATATTCTTCGAGGCTATCAAGTACCATCTCCACTCCGTCGTAATCCATCTGAGGCACAAGGTCCGTAAGGGCTTCATAGGCATCCTTAAGCATATCCTCCGGTATCTCACCCTTTTTGTCTTTTGAGAGGGGCTTTCCCTTCAGTAAAGACAGCTTTTCTTTATATGCCATATATTCCGACAAAAGTATTCCGGTATACTCATCAATGTATTGCAAATCCTGCTTATTACCCGCATTTTCCAAGTCTGCAGCAAGCTCTGATAGTTTTTTCGCACCTATTATACGGGCAGAGCTCTTTAGCGCATGAACCTTGATTGTATACATTCTAATGTTTCCGGTTTCATAGGAATCATTAATTATTTTTGCATTCTCATCAATGGTTTCAAAGAACAAATTAAGCGCAAAAATATATGATGATATACCACCTGAGTTCTTTATACCATCCTCTACGGATATACTTTCAACATCATTTATCCAAAGCATATCTTCCGGCATTTCCGAAAGATCAATAACAGCATCCTCTCTTGTAGGTATTTCCATTTTATTTTCCGGAATATGCTTCATGATTGTGGTTTCAAGCGTTTCACTGTCTATTGGTTTAGAGAGAAAGCCATTGAAACCTTTTTCCTTATAAAATTCTTCACCAGCAATAGAGTTCGCAGTAAGGGCATACACCGGAACATCCTTATTAAACTCCCTGATAATCGCAAGAGTTTCTATGCCGTCAAGCCCGGGCATCATATGATCCAAAAGAACAACATCATAATCATTGTCCTTTAGCTTGTTGATGGCTTCCTCGCCGCTGTCAGCTGTCGATACAAAAACCTTTGTAGCCTTAAGAAGTCCCTTTATAACATTAAGGTTCATCGGATTGTCATCTACTACGAGAATATCCGCATCAGGAGCTATGAATTTTGGAATGTAAGGTCCGCCGGTCTTTGTCTCATCACGCTCTATGAAAACTCCCAAAGGAGCATCATCTGTTATTTCCTGATTCAGCGTAAAAATAAACTCAGAGCCTTCACCGTAAACACTCTCGCACCAAAGCTTTCCACCAAGTAGCTCTGCAAATCTTCTTGAGATGTCCAGCCCAAGACCGGTTCCCTGAATGGCACTGTTCTTTTCCTCATCCAGACGCTCATAGGCAATAAACAGTTTTTCCATATCCTCTTCTTTAACACCCATTCCCGTATCCTTTACGGAAATCCGCAAAAATGCTTTATTTCCATGCCGTTCATCCATTGATACGCACAGGGAAATTCCGCCCATGCTTGTATATTTGACAGCGTTTGTAAGAAGATTCAAAACTACCTGTTTTATTTTTCCGGAATCACCGTATAATTTCTGTGGTAAAATCTCATCCACAACGACATCAAAGGTCAGTCCTTTTTCAGTACTCTTTATCCTGATCATTGAGACGATTGAACGAAGCATATCCTGAGTGTCGTATTCCTGCTCCACAAGATGCATCTTGCCTGACTCTATTTTGGACATGTCAAGAAGGTCGTTAATAAGTCCAAGCAAAGACTCCGTAGCATTACGTATATCAAAAGCGTAATTCATAACGGACATAAAATATCCCTTAGGCACATTTGTGGGATCTTCTCTCATGGTCATCTCGTTCATTCCCATTATGGTGTTAATGGGGGTTCTTATCTCGTGTGAAATATTAGCAAGGAACCTTGATTTTGCAGTATTTGCGTTCTCTGCCTCCTCCTTTGCGATCCTGATTTCTTCGTACTGTTTCCTGATGACTGTGGAGCGCATTACCCACCACACTATAAAACCTGCAAGAGCAGTAACAAGCGTCATGAAGATAACCCTCAGTATGATCAGCTCGGAAAAACGGGGAGCTTTTCTTATCTCAAAGGTCTGATCCTGAAGAATTTCTTTTGTCACATCATTCAATATCTGGATGTGTAAAACATAATTTCCATACGGAAGATTGGTATACTCGAGGGGCATAAGCTCACTCCTTGGATATATACTTCCCTCGTCCTTGTAATTTTCCAAAAACAGCTTGACTCCGAGATTCATCATCGTATAATCCATAACCGCTACCGAAATCTGTATTCTTCCGTTGGATGCCGGTATCTGATATATTCCGTTTTCATCCTGCAATATTTTCTCATTATCACAGTTTATGGATCTTACATCGACTAAAATTGTGCCCTTTTCTTCAAAAAAATCATTTATATTGACCTTGATAACGCCGTTCTGCCCCGGAATATAAAGGTCACCATTTTTATCCAAAGAGCTGAAAGAATTCTTGGTTATAACATAAGGCAGACCACTGTTAATCGTATATGTTTTATAATTTTTTATACTGTCCTCCAGCATTTCTCTGACATCAACTACAAAAATCCCATAGGAGGATAATACCCATGCATTACCGTTTTTATCAAAATGCATGTCATAATTATCGGTATATGGGAAGGATGTTATCGGAAAAACTCTTCCACTTCTCATACATTCAATTGAATTGGAGGTAACAAGCCAGATAACCTCTCTCTCATCATCCTTGATAATTCTTGAAATAACATCACTGGTAAGGCCGTCGTCTCTGCCAAGGTGCTCAAGGGAATTCCCTTCCAGGATATAAATACCGAAGCCATCCGTTCCTACGATGATCATGCCTTCATTAGTCTCTGTTACCGAGACAATAACCGTATTTTTAACAACATTATCCGACGTAAAAGCAGGTGCAACCCTGTTATTCTTAATAGCAACAAGACCTTCGTTTGTTCCGACAAGAAGTCCTCCGTCTTTTTTGGCGCATATACATCTGATATGATTATCAGGCATACCGTTATCTGTAGTATAAGCAGTTATCTCCTCATCGGGTGAATAACATACAAGTCCAAGGTCTTTTGAGGAAGTAGCCACCCAGAGATTTCCGTCTTTATCCTCCTCAAGGGCACGTACCCTTGCACCTTTTATATATTCTGTCAGGCTGTTCTCAACTGTCTTTCCGTTTTTATCCAGAATTCCAAGCCCGTTTTCTGTTCCGATATACAGCTTGTCATTATACAGGTATGTGGCATTTACAA harbors:
- a CDS encoding hybrid sensor histidine kinase/response regulator, whose amino-acid sequence is MKKKNCKKIRLLAAFIAGIILLSFNHFISLASEEETSFSDSSEYGGGYAATGQITNASFSTELYDATNGLPTSDAMFILGATNGYIWIGSYSGVIRYDGTTFERIDTTDGLTSARAFFEDSKGRIWVGTNDNGVVVLNGDKSKHFTYKDGLTSSSIRVFAEDANGNIFIGTTAGVCYVDSSNTINKLQVKQLSEERVLKLESDKNGKIYGQTANGIVFAIEDCSLAEIYESSDLGIDKITTLMTDPVEVGKVFLGTGGSIVYHGQFGDSAGKMEKISVKPLTDVHWLNYDCGRVWVSSKHMVGYLDEDKNFKVIENIPVDSGIEMLTSDYQGNIWLASSTKGVMKIVTNNFIDYTNVQGFSGEVVNATYLYNDKLYIGTENGLGILDKNGKTVENSLTEYIKGARVRALEEDKDGNLWVATSSKDLGLVCYSPDEEITAYTTDNGMPDNHIRCICAKKDGGLLVGTNEGLVAIKNNRVAPAFTSDNVVKNTVIVSVTETNEGMIIVGTDGFGIYILEGNSLEHLGRDDGLTSDVISRIIKDDEREVIWLVTSNSIECMRSGRVFPITSFPYTDNYDMHFDKNGNAWVLSSYGIFVVDVREMLEDSIKNYKTYTINSGLPYVITKNSFSSLDKNGDLYIPGQNGVIKVNINDFFEEKGTILVDVRSINCDNEKILQDENGIYQIPASNGRIQISVAVMDYTMMNLGVKLFLENYKDEGSIYPRSELMPLEYTNLPYGNYVLHIQILNDVTKEILQDQTFEIRKAPRFSELIILRVIFMTLVTALAGFIVWWVMRSTVIRKQYEEIRIAKEEAENANTAKSRFLANISHEIRTPINTIMGMNEMTMREDPTNVPKGYFMSVMNYAFDIRNATESLLGLINDLLDMSKIESGKMHLVEQEYDTQDMLRSIVSMIRIKSTEKGLTFDVVVDEILPQKLYGDSGKIKQVVLNLLTNAVKYTSMGGISLCVSMDERHGNKAFLRISVKDTGMGVKEEDMEKLFIAYERLDEEKNSAIQGTGLGLDISRRFAELLGGKLWCESVYGEGSEFIFTLNQEITDDAPLGVFIERDETKTGGPYIPKFIAPDADILVVDDNPMNLNVIKGLLKATKVFVSTADSGEEAINKLKDNDYDVVLLDHMMPGLDGIETLAIIREFNKDVPVYALTANSIAGEEFYKEKGFNGFLSKPIDSETLETTIMKHIPENKMEIPTREDAVIDLSEMPEDMLWINDVESISVEDGIKNSGGISSYIFALNLFFETIDENAKIINDSYETGNIRMYTIKVHALKSSARIIGAKKLSELAADLENAGNKQDLQYIDEYTGILLSEYMAYKEKLSLLKGKPLSKDKKGEIPEDMLKDAYEALTDLVPQMDYDGVEMVLDSLEEYDLPSKDAKIIEALGKGLKKFDWEQMEELLNRRIKG